The following proteins are co-located in the Nitrospirota bacterium genome:
- the infC gene encoding translation initiation factor IF-3 produces MNREIRIPQVRVIGPEGEQLGIMATPDAYRKALDLGYDLVEVAPTSQPPVCRIMDYGKYKYELSKKEHQSRRHQKSTQVKEIKLRPRTDKHDLEIKIRHMKEFLADGNKTKVTVTFRGREMANQEMGRAVMDTVIASLGEVGTVEYAPRFEGRSLIMIVAPKG; encoded by the coding sequence GTGAATCGTGAAATCCGGATCCCGCAAGTCCGCGTCATCGGTCCCGAAGGGGAGCAGTTGGGCATCATGGCGACCCCCGACGCGTACCGAAAGGCGCTGGATCTGGGCTACGATCTGGTCGAGGTCGCACCCACATCCCAGCCGCCCGTTTGCCGGATCATGGACTACGGGAAGTACAAGTACGAGCTGAGCAAGAAGGAGCACCAAAGCCGCCGGCACCAGAAATCCACGCAGGTCAAGGAGATCAAGCTGCGGCCCCGGACCGACAAGCACGACCTGGAGATCAAGATCCGGCACATGAAGGAATTCCTCGCGGACGGCAACAAGACCAAGGTCACGGTGACGTTTCGCGGACGGGAAATGGCGAACCAGGAAATGGGCCGGGCGGTCATGGACACGGTGATCGCGAGCCTGGGCGAAGTCGGCACCGTGGAGTATGCGCCCCGGTTCGAGGGCCGGAGCCTGATCATGATCGTCGCGCCGAAGGGCTAA
- the thrS gene encoding threonine--tRNA ligase, with protein MPIGTQQIAVTLPGGAARQVPSGCTAEQALREAGALTPDAFAVKVNGVARDLATILTEDAALEPLAFDSPEGKEVYRHSSTHIMAQAVKEVFPSAQLTIGPAIEDGFYYDFAFERPFTPEDLEKIEARAREIIKANRPFKRLEMPRKEAAAFFRQRGEPYKAEILESIEEEVASLYDQGGFIDLCRGPHLPSTGRVGAIKLVSSAGAYWRGDERNPMLQRIYGTSFPTQAELDAHLAKLEEIKRRDHRRLGRELDLITIQDEIGPGLVLWHPKGALVRLLIENFWREQHLRQGYELVYSPHVARLDLWRTSGHVDYYRENMFAPMKLEASEYQLKPMNCPFHIMIYKSHLRSYRDLPIRYGELGTVYRYERTGVLHGLLRVRGFTQDDAHLFCRPDQIEPEVSRVLDFTFFVLRTFGFSEFEVYLSTRPEKAVGSADNWAQATGALEAALKGRGVAYRVDPGEGVFYGPKIDIKIKDVLGRAWQCSTVQVDFNNPQRFELTYTGEDGRAHQPIMIHRALMGSIERFFGILLEHYAGAFPTWLAPVQAVVLPISEHQLDYAHSVAERLRAAGLRVDVDARNEKAGYKIREAEKAKIPYMLVVGAREKQEGKVSVRKRGGEQLAAPLSQAEVLATIQADIAQAMSLQST; from the coding sequence ATGCCGATCGGAACCCAACAGATTGCCGTCACCCTGCCGGGCGGAGCCGCCCGACAGGTCCCGTCCGGCTGCACCGCCGAGCAGGCCCTGCGCGAGGCCGGCGCGCTGACTCCTGACGCCTTCGCGGTCAAGGTGAACGGGGTCGCCAGAGACCTCGCCACGATCCTGACCGAGGACGCGGCCCTGGAGCCGCTCGCCTTCGATTCGCCGGAGGGGAAAGAGGTCTACCGTCACAGCAGCACCCACATCATGGCCCAGGCGGTCAAGGAAGTGTTCCCCTCCGCCCAGCTCACGATCGGGCCGGCCATCGAGGACGGGTTCTACTATGACTTCGCGTTCGAGCGGCCGTTCACTCCGGAGGACCTCGAAAAAATCGAGGCGCGCGCCCGCGAGATCATCAAGGCGAACCGCCCGTTCAAGCGTCTGGAAATGCCGAGGAAGGAAGCCGCTGCTTTCTTCCGGCAGCGTGGGGAGCCTTACAAGGCCGAGATCCTCGAATCCATCGAGGAGGAGGTCGCATCGCTCTACGACCAGGGCGGCTTCATCGACCTCTGCCGAGGGCCGCACCTGCCCTCGACCGGCCGGGTCGGAGCCATCAAGCTCGTCTCCAGCGCCGGTGCCTACTGGCGGGGCGACGAGCGCAACCCGATGCTCCAGCGGATCTACGGCACCTCGTTCCCGACCCAGGCCGAGCTGGATGCCCACCTGGCCAAGCTCGAGGAGATCAAGCGGCGCGACCACCGGCGGCTGGGCAGGGAGCTGGACCTGATCACGATCCAGGACGAAATCGGGCCCGGGCTCGTGTTGTGGCATCCCAAGGGGGCGCTCGTCCGCCTCCTGATCGAAAACTTCTGGCGCGAGCAGCACCTCAGGCAGGGTTACGAGCTGGTCTATTCGCCGCACGTGGCACGGCTGGACCTCTGGCGCACCAGCGGGCACGTGGACTACTACCGCGAGAACATGTTCGCGCCGATGAAGCTGGAAGCCAGCGAGTACCAGCTCAAACCCATGAACTGCCCGTTCCACATCATGATCTACAAGTCCCACCTGCGGAGCTACCGGGACCTGCCGATCCGGTACGGCGAGCTGGGCACGGTGTACCGTTACGAACGGACGGGCGTGCTGCACGGGCTCCTGCGCGTGCGGGGATTCACACAGGACGACGCCCACCTGTTCTGCCGGCCCGACCAGATCGAACCGGAAGTCAGCCGCGTGCTGGACTTCACGTTCTTCGTCCTGCGCACCTTCGGCTTCTCCGAGTTCGAGGTGTACCTCTCCACCAGGCCGGAGAAGGCCGTGGGCTCGGCGGACAACTGGGCCCAGGCCACCGGCGCGCTGGAGGCGGCGCTGAAGGGGCGGGGAGTGGCGTACCGGGTCGACCCCGGCGAAGGGGTCTTCTACGGCCCCAAGATCGACATCAAGATCAAGGACGTGCTCGGCCGGGCCTGGCAGTGCTCGACCGTGCAAGTGGACTTCAACAATCCCCAGCGTTTCGAGCTGACCTACACGGGCGAGGACGGGAGGGCCCACCAGCCGATCATGATCCACCGCGCGCTCATGGGTTCGATCGAGCGCTTCTTCGGGATCCTCCTCGAGCACTATGCGGGCGCCTTCCCGACCTGGCTGGCCCCGGTCCAGGCCGTCGTGCTCCCGATCAGCGAACACCAGTTGGATTACGCCCACTCCGTCGCCGAGCGGCTCCGGGCCGCGGGACTGCGCGTGGACGTGGATGCGCGCAACGAGAAGGCGGGCTACAAGATCCGCGAGGCGGAGAAGGCCAAGATTCCCTACATGCTCGTCGTCGGTGCGCGCGAGAAGCAGGAGGGAAAGGTCTCCGTCCGCAAGCGTGGCGGCGAGCAGCTTGCGGCCCCACTGTCCCAGGCGGAAGTGCTCGCCACGATCCAGGCCGACATCGCCCAGGCGATGTCGCTGCAGTCAACCTGA
- a CDS encoding HU family DNA-binding protein: MTKEELIAKMATSAGITKVAAGSALDAFTGAVTATLKKGQRISLVNFGTFSVGRRKARTGRNPRTGEALRIPAARVPKFSPGKGLRAAVR, encoded by the coding sequence ATGACGAAGGAAGAGTTGATCGCAAAAATGGCGACATCGGCGGGGATCACGAAGGTCGCCGCGGGCAGTGCGCTGGACGCGTTCACCGGCGCGGTCACGGCCACGCTGAAGAAAGGCCAGCGGATCAGCCTCGTGAACTTCGGCACCTTCTCTGTGGGGCGGCGGAAAGCCCGGACGGGTCGCAATCCCCGCACCGGCGAGGCGTTGCGAATTCCGGCTGCGCGGGTCCCAAAATTCTCACCCGGCAAGGGTCTGCGGGCCGCCGTTCGCTAG
- a CDS encoding helix-turn-helix domain-containing protein, with product MTVRTSVFSLLLLATDSDLQMQFKHDLQEASVTVVKDWASLQRAAARRTYDGVIVETKRGQSHELAEVQRLINPHRTFLVTGSRSVLRHAPGILRSWVNGNGHPQAGVDLEGYIESKLGGFVKEMKNGTARNLHPMLVKAVERPLIARVLSETNGNQIQAAHVLGMNRNTLRKKIKELRITVSRGKARQA from the coding sequence ATGACCGTTCGAACATCCGTCTTCAGCCTGCTCCTTCTCGCGACCGACTCGGACCTCCAGATGCAGTTCAAACACGACCTCCAGGAGGCCTCGGTCACGGTCGTGAAAGACTGGGCCTCCCTGCAACGGGCGGCCGCCAGGCGCACCTATGACGGCGTGATCGTGGAGACCAAACGGGGGCAGTCCCATGAACTGGCTGAGGTTCAGCGCTTGATCAATCCACACAGGACGTTCCTCGTCACCGGATCACGATCCGTGCTCCGCCACGCCCCGGGCATCCTGCGATCCTGGGTCAACGGCAACGGGCACCCCCAGGCCGGGGTCGATCTGGAAGGGTACATCGAGTCCAAGCTCGGCGGGTTCGTCAAAGAGATGAAAAATGGAACCGCCCGGAATCTCCACCCGATGCTGGTCAAGGCCGTCGAGCGTCCCCTGATCGCCCGGGTCCTGAGCGAAACGAACGGGAACCAGATTCAAGCCGCCCATGTCCTGGGCATGAACCGCAATACGCTTCGAAAAAAAATCAAGGAGCTCCGGATCACGGTCAGCCGGGGAAAGGCCCGGCAGGCCTGA